The Argiope bruennichi chromosome 5, qqArgBrue1.1, whole genome shotgun sequence genome segment actttgcaacgggggaatacatccttgtttctccaattcgtgaATAAGACGTGCATTGACCATTCTTTCAAAGGTTTTGCAGAGGCAGTTCGTCAaagcaattggtcggtagttcagagggttAGATGCGTCCTTGCCAGGTTTTAATATTGGGATCACAATtgcttctcgccattgtgaagggtacttctgttcaatccatattctgttaaataataataacagatttgAAAGTGAAGTTGCgttcaaatggcggagcatattatACGTCATCCCATCTGGTCCAGGGCTAGTATCATGGGCTTTAGATAAAGCCGTTTCCAGTTCAGACATCCTGAATTCACAGTTATATTGACTGGTATTTTGGGCTTTAAAgtgcaaaggcaaccgttccgcgcgattcttagaTGCCAGAAATTCAGGGCTGTAAGAATCTATTGCGGatacttgtgcgaatgcttgacCGAGAATATTGGCAATATCTAACGGGGCGGAATGCGCCATATTCcctgtatttaaaacaggaatgtgGGTTTCACTGtatatcccattagcagcctttactttcttCCACAAATGTTTACTGGAAGTGGTGGATGTGATGGATGACACGAATttaatccaagattccctctgactacgtcgGCGTATTCGGCGAGCAAGGGCTCTGGCACGCTTAAAAGCAACTAGATTTTCTGTTgtagggtaccttctaaaaatattccaaagtcgtttttggttcttatgactgtcgcgacaagcttcgttccaccacggtctacgaagttttcttagacgtggggaagtcttcgggatggtggcatttgcggcacTTATTATGTTATCAACGACATGTTGCACTGCTTCCGTGATGTCGCAAATATTGACCATAGTTTCTGTGACATTTGCCAATCGCATGAAAgcatcccagtctgcccgctggaataggaaacgtgGAGGACAATGAGTCACACCACttctatcagcatgggagacaataacagggaaatgatcactattataaaGATATCTGCTCACTGCAAAGGTCAGCAATAgcagaagttcaggagaacatatggccagatcaattgtatggaagctacgtgttGGTTCGTGAAAGTATGTTTTTTCTTCGTTGTTTAGTAAACTGAGACAGTTATTGgcaataaactgctcaatctgtctcccacgagaatttgtactctCCGAACCCCATAAGGTACTATGTGCGTTGAAGTCGCCGAGTAaaataaaaggcgaaggaagctggtccactaggttATCAAGGTCTTGTTGACagatgacatcatgaggcggtaagtaaatacagcagactgtgactaatgttcgtacgtgaacttgcacagccactGCCTGTAGAGAAGTATGTAAATTTAGTTGTGAGCTCGGATGGAGATTTGACgtgaagatacagacacctccagaattgtgagatcctgtgtctgcatcttttcgAATACAGGTATAACCGCGCAGTTTTATAGGAATGTTTGGTGTCAAAAATGTTTCTTGAACACCAAGGCAAACTGGATGAAAGTTGTTAATAATGGTcttgatgtcatgaagtttggaccgaatgccgcgacaattccaagagaggaaggtacccattatgAAAGTCTTTTTGCAAGGGAAGGTGTGGGAACAGTGTTCGGAGGTTGCGTGACATCGCAcctcatttcaaattcatcctCCTCCTCAGATGGATGGAGCGAGATGATTTCGGGACTTTTTGATGTgccaccaaaaatggacgttaagtccttatgagCAACACCTTTGTTCGCAAGTCCCAGAGCAACAGAACTgcttaaagttgtttttttaagtttactgGCAAGATCTTTAGTAGCCAGTCCACGTTTGGAGAGCTTTAGCTTGAGGGATTTATTTGATTTCTGTTTTGGTTTAAATGTGACATTTGGTTTACTATTATCAGGAGTACTATTCAGGGAAGTTTCAGTATCAGAATCAGACAATTTTACCTGTGTTTCTGTTTTGATGCCTTTTTTTGTACAGTTTGTGCAAGAGCAGTTTTTACAATAGGAGTTTTGAACAGCGGATGCATAACTTAAACCAGGTTTGGGTGTTAATGCTACAATTTTCCGTCTCGCTTCGGGATAcgatatattctcttttattttaattgttgtaattTGTTTTTCCAGTTTCCAGCGTTCACAGGTCCGAGAATAAGATGTATGATTTTCGCCACAATTCACGCATTTTTCTTCTGCGTTACATTGTTGGCTTTCATGGCCTTTtcctgcacagcgggcgcaagttagggtcccgcggcaattaattttggaatgcccaaaacgctggcattgaaAGCATCTCAACGGATTTGGTATGTACTGTCTAACCGGTAATTTTATGTATCCTGCATATATAAATTCTGGTAATTTGGTACTATGGAACGTTAGAATGTAATGTTTTGTTGGTTGAATTTGACCATCCCGTCTAATATTGATCTGACGTACGTGCGTAACTCCTTGAGGTTTAAGCTCTTTTGTTATTTCCTCAAGAGGGACATTGAACAATTCCCCGCACGTAATTACTCCCTTAGTATAGTTTAAGGAATTATGAGGTGTAATTGTCACTGGATATGTAgccaaagcttttattttaatgatttgctgTGCTTGTTTTTTAGAACTGACTTCCACCAGCAAATCACCTGAACGCATTTTTCGAATGGAAGACACGTCTCCAACAGTTGCTGTAATAGCTTTTTGTACTAGAAAAGGGgagatattattaaatgtttcattattttcagacacgcgtttcattataaaaaaggaGTCAAAATGATGAAAGTTGGTAGATTGtaagttgacaaatttttgattcttattatgcccactgaagggagactTTTTGGAAGAGCCCATGTGATATTGAGAgaaattcaggcccgacggcaccgcccaccacggagcccaacaagggaaggcagccaccggctctggccattcccagcctcggcgcttaccttggtgctagccggaacctatacgctcggagttacccccggggacagtgaccacccttaacgccaagcccaaggagtaacccctttgcttgatccctagcagactagccactcaggtgactaggtaccagccgattgatacaccggggaccacagtgcaccacccgtctttctagtgggttgccacgcacggccaacacgtggggttttggctgtccatgagaagcaggaagcaaacagagcggcgacagcttctcatggagagctccctcgcttgccgtcgagggaaggaaagacacagccgaaagcagaaggcgtaggggagtggaaacataaagggagtatagatccctgggtacctcgggattgggacacccgtactcacctatagtaggtgagcccctgagggggcaACGGATTCAGAAGATTTTGAGCTGTTACAGGCTGTGATGTCGGCTAAATCCCATTGAGTAGATATAGTAGCAGATATCTTTTTTACAACAGAAGCATAGGTATTTCCAGGATTAGGCATTTTTGACTTAATGAGCTTGCGGGCTTCCTgataagaaatattgttttttatttttgttgatattatttctttttcctgtttccAGGCAGGACAATTTCGGGAGAAAGATGTGTGGTCACCCTTGCAGTTGACACATTTCTCCTAACCAGTGCAGTTAGTGCTGTCGTGATTGActtctgcacagcgggcgcatgtCATTGTTCCGCGGCAAGATGATTTTGAATGCCCGAAACGCTGGCATTGGAAGCACCTTAAAGGATTTGGCACATATGCTCTAACAGATAAGCGCAAATATCCAGCCTTAATATATTCTGGTATAGTAGAGGAATTGAAAGTTAATACCAGATGCTTAGTATTCAGGAGCTGGCCATCTCTTCGTATTGTTATACGTCGCACATGGGTCACTCCCTGACTTTTTAGCTTTTGAGTAATTTCCTCTATTGGGACATTGAATAATTCACCACAAGATATAACaccttttgatgaatttaatgatGGATGGGGACTAACTAAGACGGGAATCgttgaaaaagttttcagatttACAATTTGTTTTGCTTGTTTGGGAGAATTAACTTCGACCAGCAGGTCACCAGATCGAAGTTTCTTTGTAGATTTTACCTCGCCAATACTTCCAGATATTGCTTTTTCCACCAAAAAAGGTGACACACCATGAAACGATTCTTTGTTTTCCGATTTTCTTTGAATTAGAAAGAACGTTGGAAAATTTTGTATAGAAGTTGAAGCATtgtgttgcccactgaagggaggaCGCTTGGATTTGCCCATATGACATTGATAGAAGTTTCAGGTTCGACTgcaccacccaccacggagcccaacaagggaaggcagccaccggctctggccattcccagcctcggcgcttaccttggtgctagccggaacctatacgctcggagttacccccggggacagtgaccacccttaacgccaagcccaaggagtaaccccttcgcttgatccctagcagactagccactcaggtgaccagctaccagccgattgatgcacaggggaccacagtgcaccacccgtctttctagtgagttgccacgcacggccaacacgtggggttttggctgtccatgagaagcaagaagcaaacagagcggcgacagcttctcatggagagctccctcgcctgccgtcgagggaaggaaagacacagcagaaagcagaaggcgtaggggagagcgaactgaaagggagtatagatccctgggtacctcgggattgggacacccgtactcacctatagtaggtgagcccctgaggggtgtGTTCTGCGAGTCAAAGATGGCTCAAAATTTTCCACATACAAACTCATTACTGGAGAGGTGCGAAAAGAGCCTGAGCATAGTCTTAAAGCCTGATGGTGAATATAATTAAGCCGTGAAAGGTATGAAAGTCGCGTAAATCCGTAAACGATGCACCCATAATCCAGTTTTGAACGTATGACGCTTCTATATACACGTAGTAAGCAAGTGCGATCAGCGCCCCAAGCAGTGTTTGAGagaactcttaaaatatttagagacTTGAGACATGTCTTCCTCAAATATGTGATATGGGgaagaaaagtcaattttttgtcaaaaattaccCCAAGAAATTTGCATTCATTCTGCATAGTTAAAGGTGTGTCTTGAATAAATAATTCCGGATCTGGATGTAACAATCTTCTACAGAAATGAACACCAAAGGTTTTTTGAGCAGAAAACGTGAAACCGTTTTTATTTGTCCAAGCTATCATATTATTGATTGCTGTTTGCAGCTGtctttcaataaatctcataTCTCTACCAGAACAAGATATCTGAAGATCGTCCACATAAAGTGATCTTTGTATGCAGGAaggtaaaactgataaaatattattaatttttaaaataaatagggtTACACTTAAAACTGAGCCCTGAGGAACGCCCTCTTCTTGGCAATAAACATCAGAATAAGTATTTCCCAGTCTAACTCTAAAATAACGGTGTtgtaaaaagttttgtataaacATAGGCAAATGTCCACGAAAATCCAGCTCAAATAGGTCTTTCAAAATCCCATATCGCCATGCTCTATCATAAGCCTTCTCTATGTCGAAAAAAATTGAGACCAGATGGTGGCGTCTGAGAAAGGCTGTACGAATGgcactttctaataaaatcagATTATCTGTAGTACAGCGGCCTTTACGGAAACCGCTCTGAAATGGCGAAATAcatccttttttttccaaaatataggTTAAACGCGCATTTACAATCTTTTCAAGAAGTTTGCACATGCAGCTGGTCAATGCAATTGGACGGTAATTGAGAGGATCTAAAGGATCTTTATTAGGCTTCAATATGGGAATGACGGTGGCATATTTCCATTTTGATGGAAAATAATGCTCTTTCCATATTCTATTAAACATGTATAGAATATTATCAAGAGAGTCATCTGACAGATGCGAGATCATAGAATAAGTGATGCCATCAGGACCTGGTGAAGTTTGCTTAGTTGTGGACAATGATTCACGTAATTCTTCTATGGTCAGATCGACGTTATATGTGAGAATCTTTTTTGTGCGAAATCGAAAGGGAATTTTTTATGTTGTGTTCTTATATGACAGAAATGGTTCTGTATAGTTTTGTGCTGCGCATACAGATGCAAATGTTTCTGCTAAAATATTAGTCATTTCCTGTAAGTCACAAATTTCCCGatccttcacttttaaatatgaaacaggATATTCAGAATAAATTCCACGCGCCTTTTTTACTAGATTCCACATTTCTGTCACTGATACAGAAGAATTAATATTGGATGTAAGTTTAATCCAGGAATTCCGTTGGGCTTGGCGCCGAGTACGTCTAGCTATAGCTTtagctttttgaaataaaataaaattttccgtaGATGGCCGTCTTCGGAACTTATTCCATACAATTTGTTGATTCCTGCGCGTTTCTGTGCACTGACTATTCCACCAAGGTTTCCGAAATTTAGGGAAAGCAGTGCCAGATTTCGGAATTGTTTCATCTGATGCTCTGAGTATTGAAGAGGTCACATTATTGACAACAACATCAAGGTCTGGATGTTCCACCATATCCCTTGATATTTTGGCCCTGCTAGTGAAACTCGTCCAATcagctttatcaaaaatataacgtTTAGGTCGTTGCGGTACCATGACAGGTATATTAACTTGAGTGAGGAAAATTGGGAAATGATCACTTTCACATAAGTCATTCCCCACTCGAAAAGTGAAAAACGGAGCAATAGGGGCTGAACAGAGAGCAAGATCTAAACAATGGAAAGTTTTACTACCCAAATGAAAGTGGGTATAGTCACCATTATTCAAAAGACAAAGAGAGTGATCAGAAATAAATTCCTCAATTTGTCTTCCACGAGGATTCGTGCTATTACTACCCCAAACAGGACTATGAGCGTTAAAATCACCTATTATTATGAACGGTGctggcaattcagaaactaatctATCAAGTTCATGTTTATCAATGGCGGAATTAGGAGGCAAGTAAAGAGAACAAACTGTAATTAAGCGCGGAATCGCAGTACGAATCGCAACCGCTTGCAGTTGTGTGTGAAGTGGGATTATAGATGTGGGGTGGTCATGCGAGACGAGGAGAGCAACACCTCCCGATGCTCTATCAGAGTTACCATCTCTTCGAATCAAACTATAACGTTTAATTTTTGCTGGGTCGCTTGATTTTAAGTATGTCTCTTGAAATGCCATGCAGACAGGGTGAAAATTGTTGATAAAGTCCTTGATTTGGTGCAATTTATTGCGAAAGCCACGACAGTTCCATGAAATAAGTGTGGCCATAAAATCAGCGTTTACGttgagattttttcttaactttgccTGCAGTAACATCATCGAGCTGCGTAGAAGGTTCCATATCCATTTCAGAGAGGTCTGAAGAGGATGGATTAATAGATAAAAGTTCATCAGGCGGAAGTTGATTGGTAATaccagaagattttaatttttttcggagTTCTTTCGTCGGTTTATTATTACTGCATACTTCAGGGTCTGTATGTAGAGCAACAGCTGCAACAGGTGAAGTACAACTGGAACTAGTATGTACAGGGGTTGCAAGTTTAGATGCATAATAGTCAGTTTTAGTTGGAAGTTTTTTCGGCTGTGTTACATTGGCTTTTAAAGGTTGTAATTTTTTGAGAGGAGGGTAAACAATTTTCG includes the following:
- the LOC129968413 gene encoding uncharacterized protein LOC129968413, with protein sequence MGKSKRPPFSGQHNASTSIQNFPTFFLIQRKSENKESFHGVSPFLVEKAISGSIGEVKSTKKLRSGDLLVEVNSPKQAKQIVNLKTFSTIPVLVSPHPSLNSSKGVISCGELFNVPIEEITQKLKSQGVTHVRRITIRRDGQLLNTKHLVLTFNSSTIPEYIKAGYLRLSVRAYVPNPLRCFQCQRFGHSKSSCRGTMTCARCAEVNHDSTNCTG